In a genomic window of Akkermansia massiliensis:
- a CDS encoding excisionase family DNA-binding protein: MDDKTLKHWASGPLCTITQAAALLGVSSQTVRRMVMHGSLIAWRPNPAGRKWLLYRRQVEAMAVTLQRRAIRHARLLQSTFDFF; encoded by the coding sequence ATGGACGACAAGACGCTCAAGCACTGGGCCTCCGGGCCCCTCTGTACCATTACCCAGGCAGCGGCCCTGCTGGGAGTGTCCTCACAGACGGTCAGGCGCATGGTGATGCACGGCAGCCTGATCGCTTGGCGTCCCAACCCGGCCGGAAGAAAGTGGCTGCTCTACCGTCGCCAGGTGGAGGCTATGGCCGTCACTCTCCAGAGACGGGCCATCCGTCACGCCCGCCTGCTGCAGAGCACATTCGACTTTTTTTGA
- a CDS encoding helix-turn-helix domain-containing protein — MKKLLFQDNLRELMKQKGFSQVMLAESTGISQSAISLYLRGKATPKAGELQRMADALSVSMDYLWRRTGAESLQESSYYEHKWRESERELAKLREALKLLVNNVSK; from the coding sequence ATGAAGAAACTTCTATTTCAAGATAATTTGAGAGAGCTGATGAAGCAAAAAGGGTTCTCTCAGGTCATGCTTGCCGAATCTACTGGTATATCACAAAGTGCTATATCTCTTTATCTTAGAGGTAAGGCGACTCCTAAAGCGGGGGAGTTGCAAAGAATGGCGGATGCTTTGTCAGTATCGATGGACTATCTATGGCGACGTACTGGAGCCGAAAGTCTACAAGAATCTTCATACTATGAACATAAATGGAGAGAGTCAGAACGAGAGCTCGCAAAATTGCGTGAGGCCTTAAAATTATTAGTTAACAATGTAAGTAAATAA
- a CDS encoding M15 family metallopeptidase, whose protein sequence is MTYAELQSNTLAWQRALKFAGFYRGQLDGITGPLTREAAAQWRESHQQLQTRYGRLDKRTEDNLLTLQPLAALKVRQMMTALRGLADWRLICGLRTYDEQDKLYAKRPKVTNARGGQSMHNFGIAADVCLFRDGRDIWAPSEGPDSIYKPVAALAHKLGLVWGGDWRSPYDPGHVQLGSLPTATLHRAYTTGASTLAQLL, encoded by the coding sequence ATGACCTACGCAGAGTTACAATCCAACACACTGGCGTGGCAGCGCGCCCTCAAATTTGCCGGATTTTACCGGGGCCAGCTTGACGGCATCACCGGTCCGCTGACCCGTGAGGCGGCGGCCCAGTGGCGCGAGAGCCATCAACAGCTCCAGACCCGCTACGGCCGGCTGGACAAGCGCACGGAGGACAACCTGCTTACCCTCCAGCCTCTGGCCGCGCTCAAGGTGCGCCAGATGATGACGGCCCTGCGCGGTCTTGCCGACTGGCGGCTCATCTGCGGACTCCGCACCTACGACGAGCAAGACAAGCTCTACGCCAAGCGCCCCAAGGTGACCAACGCCAGGGGAGGGCAGTCCATGCACAATTTTGGCATTGCGGCCGACGTCTGCCTGTTTAGGGACGGCCGTGATATCTGGGCACCCAGCGAGGGACCGGACTCCATCTATAAGCCCGTGGCGGCCCTGGCCCATAAGCTGGGTCTGGTGTGGGGTGGAGACTGGCGCTCGCCCTACGATCCCGGCCATGTCCAGCTGGGCTCCCTCCCCACGGCCACCCTCCACCGCGCTTACACCACCGGGGCCAGCACGCTGGCCCAACTGCTCTGA
- a CDS encoding helix-turn-helix domain-containing protein has protein sequence MRTQEDISLQWLLSRGYTPVEAAEALGVSPSHVRRVLKGAPDRGNALKARIRRLPRKKLTSLRRSR, from the coding sequence ATGAGAACACAAGAAGACATCTCACTCCAGTGGCTCTTGAGCAGGGGGTATACGCCTGTTGAGGCTGCCGAAGCATTAGGGGTATCACCTAGTCACGTACGCAGAGTACTCAAAGGGGCCCCAGACCGAGGCAATGCCCTGAAAGCTCGCATCAGGAGGTTGCCGCGTAAAAAACTGACATCATTAAGGAGGAGCAGGTAA
- a CDS encoding DNA-methyltransferase, with product MTNTHTMLHGDCMSLMMTMPEASYDAVITDPPYASGGLSTAARAQDPRVKYQQSGTRKYYPTFSNDTRDQRTHLMWSVRWMEQALRLTRPGGWLMVFSDWRQLPLTSDALQIAGWTWRGIIPWDKTESCRPQMGLYRNQAEYVLTATHGGYNKSVKLCPPGVVREPIRPKDKLHLTGKPVPLMEHLMTILPAKSRILDPFAGSGTTLVAARNKGHTAVGIELSPDYHRIASDRLGLVLTA from the coding sequence ATGACCAACACACATACCATGTTGCATGGGGACTGCATGTCCCTGATGATGACGATGCCGGAGGCATCCTATGATGCCGTGATCACCGATCCTCCCTACGCCAGCGGCGGCCTCTCTACCGCTGCCAGAGCACAAGACCCACGCGTCAAGTACCAGCAATCCGGCACCCGTAAATACTACCCGACGTTTAGCAATGACACCCGCGACCAGCGTACCCACCTGATGTGGTCCGTGCGGTGGATGGAGCAGGCCCTCCGCCTGACGCGCCCCGGCGGCTGGCTGATGGTATTTAGCGATTGGCGTCAACTCCCGCTCACCTCCGACGCCTTGCAGATTGCCGGCTGGACGTGGAGGGGCATCATCCCCTGGGACAAGACGGAAAGCTGCCGCCCCCAGATGGGACTGTACCGCAACCAGGCCGAGTACGTCCTGACCGCCACGCATGGAGGATATAACAAGTCCGTCAAGCTATGCCCTCCGGGAGTGGTCCGCGAGCCAATCCGCCCCAAGGATAAGCTCCACTTGACGGGCAAGCCGGTCCCCCTGATGGAGCACCTCATGACCATCTTGCCTGCCAAGTCCCGCATCTTGGACCCGTTTGCCGGCAGCGGAACCACCCTGGTGGCTGCGCGCAACAAGGGACATACGGCCGTGGGCATTGAGCTGTCACCGGACTACCACCGCATCGCCTCCGACCGACTCGGCCTCGTGCTCACTGCCTAA